The proteins below are encoded in one region of uncultured Eubacteriales bacterium:
- a CDS encoding conserved hypothetical protein (Evidence 4 : Homologs of previously reported genes of unknown function): MELRQMQYFIAVHECGGISAAAERLFLTPQALSKSIRRLEEELDAPLFFRDRGALLLTPFGKTALAEARRLVADYEEMMRRLASISAQEKGVVRLAFSHGVPNALSLESLHGFETAHPGATLEVVELPDLLAEDAILRETSDIGFSIGEPHPAERFNITRLRRYHLCAVVNPAHPFARRETLSVRDLEGQPLVTKSPHFKVYQLIEDAAARQGVPLVYALSSPDEILWLRMLEDNQGVGIGVSFLQDPQKSSGSNLVNIPFTDQELCWDICVITKKGHYLSRTANSLLEQIKSMADGSMKHHAPSAGR; the protein is encoded by the coding sequence GTGGAGCTAAGACAGATGCAGTATTTCATCGCCGTCCATGAGTGCGGCGGTATCTCGGCGGCGGCGGAGCGGCTCTTCCTCACGCCCCAGGCGCTCAGCAAGTCCATACGCAGACTGGAGGAGGAGCTGGACGCACCGCTCTTCTTCCGTGACAGGGGTGCTCTGCTCCTCACCCCCTTTGGCAAGACTGCCCTGGCCGAAGCCCGGCGGCTGGTGGCCGACTACGAGGAGATGATGCGCCGGCTCGCGTCCATCAGCGCGCAGGAGAAAGGTGTGGTGCGCCTCGCCTTCAGCCACGGGGTACCCAACGCTCTCTCGCTGGAGAGCCTGCATGGGTTCGAAACCGCCCATCCGGGGGCAACGCTGGAGGTGGTCGAGCTGCCCGACCTGTTGGCAGAGGACGCAATACTCCGGGAGACCAGCGACATCGGCTTTTCCATCGGCGAGCCCCACCCCGCCGAGCGGTTTAACATTACCCGCCTCCGGCGGTACCATCTATGTGCCGTGGTGAACCCCGCCCACCCCTTTGCCCGGCGGGAAACCCTTTCGGTGCGCGATTTGGAAGGGCAGCCGCTTGTGACCAAGTCCCCCCATTTCAAGGTCTACCAGCTCATTGAGGACGCCGCCGCCCGGCAGGGCGTGCCTCTCGTCTACGCCCTGTCCTCCCCCGACGAGATCTTATGGCTTCGTATGTTGGAGGACAACCAGGGCGTGGGCATCGGGGTCTCCTTCCTCCAGGACCCGCAGAAGTCCAGCGGCAGCAATCTTGTGAACATCCCCTTCACCGATCAGGAGCTGTGTTGGGACATCTGTGTTATCACAAAAAAAGGACATTACCTCTCCCGGACGGCCAACTCTCTGCTGGAACAGATCAAGAGCATGGCAGACGGCAGCATGAAACACCACGCGCCCAGCGCGGGGAGATAG
- a CDS encoding FMN-binding domain protein codes for MRKPRKLAALLLCGAMAVSLAACSGETSSPPTASPSAESNIYTATGAGYGGDVTVTLTLSGTTVQSITAEGDKETAAVGGAAITSFNEGFTALAGSALSDLSADAVDAVSGATVTSNAVKSALKKAIDQAGGVTTDEKAPVADSTATYQAAGNSVATPVSVEVSLKDGKIAAITVGENGETPSILKTVVDRLIPRILENQSLAVDAISGATVSSNAVKDAVAQAINASGGDATQWYTPVEKKTDTVILEGYDVIVVGLGGSGVTSYISAAENGAAVFGFDTAGKIGGTSSNVSGPMAINPSTKMAAQNGGKKFLEEEDLIADWLAYCLGDAKEDVVREFVYESGETMDWLINDYGFEFADIKAFFHPKMWPVWATYVGEKTDMFTNAVEKAKALNEKNDYMLELTATDLLTEGGKITGVKAVSWDGTTYEIHGDSVILATGGFLGNSQMTEKYLGGSFNSEAMLQNDGAGVSMALAQGAGTYNIDMPGMVHIAQTKTIIKTDDLTADQKAVLTALVLTPESMIVGTDGSRFMSEAGNIAFDNWKGGDTYYAVYSQAQMDAFKASGMLSPAAPMFLNQGGTVEANTPIADLDTILSVGGEYGIVTQAGSLEELAAKLGVDAANLTAAARDYTSYADGSAADPFGKDVSLMSSLAEGPYYAVAGAGYYYGTCGGLDIDATCRVLKADGTAFENLFAVGQDSMGVLFSNQVPYVTYGGAAQGWVITSGRLAGANAAEAYAK; via the coding sequence ATGAGAAAACCGCGCAAACTTGCCGCGCTGCTGCTGTGCGGCGCAATGGCGGTCAGCCTGGCCGCCTGCTCCGGCGAGACGAGTTCGCCCCCCACCGCGTCCCCCTCGGCTGAGAGCAATATCTATACCGCTACTGGAGCCGGCTACGGCGGCGACGTGACGGTCACCCTCACCCTGTCCGGCACCACCGTCCAGTCCATTACGGCGGAAGGGGACAAGGAAACCGCCGCCGTCGGCGGGGCCGCCATTACCAGCTTTAACGAGGGCTTCACCGCCCTTGCGGGGAGCGCGCTCTCCGACCTCAGTGCCGACGCGGTAGACGCCGTCTCCGGCGCCACCGTTACCTCAAACGCGGTAAAGAGCGCGCTGAAGAAGGCCATTGACCAGGCCGGCGGCGTGACTACCGATGAGAAAGCCCCCGTAGCCGACTCCACCGCCACCTATCAGGCTGCTGGTAACAGCGTTGCCACCCCCGTGTCGGTGGAGGTCAGCCTGAAGGACGGGAAGATCGCAGCCATCACCGTGGGTGAGAACGGCGAGACGCCCTCTATCCTCAAGACCGTCGTCGACCGGCTTATCCCCCGCATCCTGGAGAACCAGTCCCTGGCGGTGGACGCCATCTCGGGCGCGACGGTCTCCTCCAATGCGGTGAAGGATGCGGTGGCACAGGCCATCAACGCCAGCGGCGGCGACGCCACCCAGTGGTACACCCCCGTGGAGAAGAAGACCGACACCGTTATTCTGGAGGGCTATGACGTCATTGTGGTGGGCCTGGGCGGCTCCGGCGTGACTTCCTATATCAGCGCGGCTGAGAACGGGGCCGCCGTCTTCGGGTTCGATACCGCCGGCAAGATCGGCGGTACCTCCTCCAATGTCTCCGGCCCGATGGCCATCAACCCCTCCACCAAGATGGCCGCCCAGAACGGCGGCAAGAAGTTCCTGGAGGAGGAAGACCTCATCGCCGACTGGCTGGCTTACTGCCTGGGCGACGCGAAGGAGGACGTTGTCCGGGAGTTCGTCTACGAGTCTGGCGAGACGATGGACTGGCTCATCAACGACTACGGCTTTGAGTTTGCCGACATCAAGGCCTTCTTCCACCCCAAGATGTGGCCCGTCTGGGCGACCTATGTGGGGGAGAAGACCGATATGTTCACCAATGCCGTAGAGAAGGCAAAGGCTCTCAACGAGAAGAACGACTATATGCTGGAGCTGACCGCCACCGATCTGCTGACCGAAGGCGGCAAGATCACCGGCGTGAAGGCAGTCTCCTGGGACGGCACCACCTATGAGATCCATGGCGACAGCGTCATTCTCGCCACCGGCGGTTTCCTGGGCAACAGCCAGATGACTGAGAAGTATCTGGGGGGCTCCTTCAATAGCGAAGCCATGCTCCAGAACGACGGCGCGGGCGTCTCTATGGCCCTGGCTCAGGGTGCGGGCACTTATAACATCGACATGCCCGGCATGGTCCATATCGCCCAGACCAAGACCATCATCAAGACCGACGACCTCACCGCCGACCAGAAGGCCGTCCTCACCGCGCTGGTCCTCACGCCGGAGTCCATGATCGTGGGGACTGACGGCAGCCGCTTTATGAGCGAGGCGGGCAACATCGCCTTTGATAACTGGAAGGGCGGAGACACCTATTACGCCGTCTACAGCCAGGCCCAGATGGACGCCTTCAAGGCGAGCGGGATGCTCTCCCCCGCGGCCCCCATGTTCCTTAACCAGGGCGGCACGGTGGAGGCAAATACTCCCATCGCGGACCTTGATACCATTCTCTCGGTGGGCGGGGAATACGGCATCGTCACTCAGGCTGGCAGCCTGGAAGAGCTGGCTGCCAAGCTGGGGGTGGACGCGGCGAACCTCACCGCCGCCGCGCGGGACTATACCTCCTACGCAGACGGCTCCGCCGCCGACCCTTTCGGCAAGGACGTCTCCCTCATGTCCTCTCTGGCCGAAGGCCCCTACTACGCAGTGGCGGGCGCCGGCTACTATTACGGTACCTGCGGCGGCCTGGATATCGACGCCACCTGCCGCGTCCTCAAGGCCGACGGCACTGCCTTTGAAAACCTCTTCGCCGTGGGTCAGGACTCCATGGGCGTTCTCTTCTCCAATCAGGTGCCCTACGTCACCTATGGCGGAGCGGCCCAGGGCTGGGTCATCACCTCCGGCCGTCTGGCGGGTGCCAACGCGGCCGAGGCCTACGCGAAGTAA